A genomic window from Triticum urartu cultivar G1812 chromosome 7, Tu2.1, whole genome shotgun sequence includes:
- the LOC125519402 gene encoding ribonuclease 3-like protein 2, translating to MKRKRASSPAPSGPVTLRPPGFVADRAEAAARVERLLRYEFHDRSLLEEALTHQSFAAASYQRLEFVGDAALGLAFSNFLYLTNPTVGPGALSTLRAANINTEKLARVAVRHDLYPLLRRNCPRLDLLAGQFIESVKEELEDDLGTTPYGGSDVKAPKVLADIVEAIAAAVYVDCKLNLEKLWKVTRFLFEPIITAETIDEQPVSMLHELCQKHGKDLEFKPRQKGGTTVVDVIVGGALVGMGSSKHMGIAKLNATRDVLSKLLGGGSQQVLTTGVGHGEGHEVGEL from the exons ATGAAGCGCAAGCGCGCCTCGTCGCCTGCGCCGTCGGGCCCTGTCACGCTCCGGCCGCCGGGCTTCGTAGCTGAcagggcggaggcggcggcccgCGTGGAGCGGCTTCTTCGCTACGAGTTCCACGACCGCTCCCTGCTCGAGGAGGCGCTCACCCACCAGTCCTTCGCCGCGGCCTCGTACCAGAGGCTCGAGTTCGTCGGGGACGCGGCGCTCGGCCTCGCCTTCTCTAACTTCCTCTACCTCACCAACCCCACCGTCGGCCCCGGCGCGCTCTCCACGCTCCGGGCCGCCAACATCAACACCGAGAAGCTGGCGCGCGTCGCCGTGCGCCACGACCTCTACCCGCTGCTCCGACGCAACTGTCCTCGCCTCGATCTCTTG GCAGGGCAGTTTATTGAGTCGGTGAAAGAAGAGTTAGAGGATGACCTTGGCACTACGCCCTATGGTGGCAGTGATGTTAAGGCTCCCAAGGTGCTTGCTGATATAGTTGAGGCCATTGCTGCCGCTGTCTATGTGGATTGCAAACTTAATCTTGAGAAGCTCTGGAAG GTAACAAGGTTCCTCTTTGAGCCCATTATCACGGCAGAAACAATAGATGAGCAACCTGTTTCTATGTTGCATGAACTGTGCCAGAAACATGGGAAGGATCTAGAATTCAAGCCTCGGCAGAAGGGTGGAACAACGGTTGTAGATGTAATTGTTGGTGGGGCACTTGTTGGGATGGGCTCCTCAAAGCATATGGGAATCGCTAAGCTCAATGCCACACGGGATGTATTAAGCAAGCTTCTTGGTGGAGGCAGTCAGCAAGTGTTGACAACTGGAGTTGGCCATGGAGAGGGGCATGAGGTTGGAGAGCTT